A genomic region of Pseudorca crassidens isolate mPseCra1 chromosome 10, mPseCra1.hap1, whole genome shotgun sequence contains the following coding sequences:
- the CCDC51 gene encoding mitochondrial potassium channel isoform X1, translating into MTGCSPVLAMRHVVGVSPVLVRRGLLGRDLFMTRTLCSPGPSQPREKRPEEVALGLYHRLTALGGALGHSIQQRASSMAKTWWDRYEEFVGLSEVREAQGNVTEAEKVFMVARGLVREAREDLEGQQAKLKEVRDRLDRISRDDNQYLELATLEHRMLQEEKRLRMTYLRAEDSEREKFSLFSAAVRESHEKERTRAERTKNWSLIGSVLGALIGVAGSTYVNRVRLQELKVLLLEAQKGPVSLQEAIREQASSYSLQQRDLHDLMADLRGLVQAGPGQSSLSQAGTSPTRDRDTEVLSAALREQLSHSRQVHSCLEGLREQLDGLEETLGQVAGVLQLAKAAAHPGLVEPADGALSGSLLEQRSMILGLSDMEQRLEAQVNRNTIYGTLVTCVTFVAILPVLYMLFRAS; encoded by the exons ATGACAGGGTGCAGCCCTGTGCTGGCCATGCGGCACGTCGTGGGTGTGTCTCCCGTACTGGTGCGGAGAGGCCTCCTTGGAAGGGACCTCTTTATGACCAGGACTCTCTGCAGCCCAGGCCCCAGCCAGcccagagagaaaagacctgaggAGGTGGCCCTCGGGCTGTACCACCGCCTCACAGCGCTGGGAGGAGCCCTGGGGCACAGCATTCAGCAACGGGCGTCCTCCATGGCCAAGACTTGGTGGGACAGATATGAAGAGTTTGTTGGACTCAGTGAGGTTCGAGAGGCCCAGGGAAACGTGACTGAG GCAGAGAAAGTGTTCATGGTGGCTCGAGGGCTTGTCCGGGAGGCTCGGGAGGACTTGGAAGGTCAGCAGGCCAagctgaaggaggtgagggaccGCTTGGACCGCATCTCCAGAGACGATAACCAGTACCTGGAACTGGCTACTCTGGAGCACAGGATGTTGCAG GAGGAGAAGAGGCTTCGTATGACCTATCTGCGTGCCGAAGACTCCGAGCGAGAGAAGTTCTCCCTCTTCTCTGCAGCTGTGCGGGAAAGTCATGAGAAGGAGCGCACTCGGGCTGAGAGGACCAAGAACTGGTCCCTCATTGGGTCAGTCCTGGGGGCCTTGATTGGTGTGGCTGGCTCCACCTACGTGAACCGTGTGCGGCTACAGGAACTGAAGGTCTTGCTTCTGGAGGCTCAGAAGGGGCCTGTGAGCCTCCAGGAAGCCATCCGAGAACAGGCGTCCAGCTACTCCCTCCAGCAGAGGGACCTCCATGACCTCATGGCAGACCTGAGGGGCCTGGTGCAAGCTGGGCCTGGGCAGAGCTCTTTGTCCCAGGCAGGTACTTCCCCCACccgagacagagacacagaggtcCTTTCAGCTGCCTTGAGAGAGCAGCTCAGCCATTCCAGGCAGGTCCATTCATGTCTAGAGGGTTTACGAGAGCAGCTTGATGGCCTGGAAGAGACTTTGGGCCAAGTGGCTGGGGTGCTTCAGCTTGCAAAGGCTGCAGCGCACCCAGGCCTGGTGGAGCCGGCAGATGGGGCCCTGTCTGGGTCCTTGCTGGAACAGCGGAGCATGATCTTGGGGCTGTCAGACATGGAGCAGAGGCTAGAAGCCCAGGTCAACAGGAACACCATCTATGGCACACTGGTCACCTGCGTGACATTTGTGGCCATCCTGCCTGTGCTGTATATGCTGTTCAGGGCCAGCTAG
- the CCDC51 gene encoding mitochondrial potassium channel isoform X2, producing the protein MAKTWWDRYEEFVGLSEVREAQGNVTEAEKVFMVARGLVREAREDLEGQQAKLKEVRDRLDRISRDDNQYLELATLEHRMLQEEKRLRMTYLRAEDSEREKFSLFSAAVRESHEKERTRAERTKNWSLIGSVLGALIGVAGSTYVNRVRLQELKVLLLEAQKGPVSLQEAIREQASSYSLQQRDLHDLMADLRGLVQAGPGQSSLSQAGTSPTRDRDTEVLSAALREQLSHSRQVHSCLEGLREQLDGLEETLGQVAGVLQLAKAAAHPGLVEPADGALSGSLLEQRSMILGLSDMEQRLEAQVNRNTIYGTLVTCVTFVAILPVLYMLFRAS; encoded by the exons ATGGCCAAGACTTGGTGGGACAGATATGAAGAGTTTGTTGGACTCAGTGAGGTTCGAGAGGCCCAGGGAAACGTGACTGAG GCAGAGAAAGTGTTCATGGTGGCTCGAGGGCTTGTCCGGGAGGCTCGGGAGGACTTGGAAGGTCAGCAGGCCAagctgaaggaggtgagggaccGCTTGGACCGCATCTCCAGAGACGATAACCAGTACCTGGAACTGGCTACTCTGGAGCACAGGATGTTGCAG GAGGAGAAGAGGCTTCGTATGACCTATCTGCGTGCCGAAGACTCCGAGCGAGAGAAGTTCTCCCTCTTCTCTGCAGCTGTGCGGGAAAGTCATGAGAAGGAGCGCACTCGGGCTGAGAGGACCAAGAACTGGTCCCTCATTGGGTCAGTCCTGGGGGCCTTGATTGGTGTGGCTGGCTCCACCTACGTGAACCGTGTGCGGCTACAGGAACTGAAGGTCTTGCTTCTGGAGGCTCAGAAGGGGCCTGTGAGCCTCCAGGAAGCCATCCGAGAACAGGCGTCCAGCTACTCCCTCCAGCAGAGGGACCTCCATGACCTCATGGCAGACCTGAGGGGCCTGGTGCAAGCTGGGCCTGGGCAGAGCTCTTTGTCCCAGGCAGGTACTTCCCCCACccgagacagagacacagaggtcCTTTCAGCTGCCTTGAGAGAGCAGCTCAGCCATTCCAGGCAGGTCCATTCATGTCTAGAGGGTTTACGAGAGCAGCTTGATGGCCTGGAAGAGACTTTGGGCCAAGTGGCTGGGGTGCTTCAGCTTGCAAAGGCTGCAGCGCACCCAGGCCTGGTGGAGCCGGCAGATGGGGCCCTGTCTGGGTCCTTGCTGGAACAGCGGAGCATGATCTTGGGGCTGTCAGACATGGAGCAGAGGCTAGAAGCCCAGGTCAACAGGAACACCATCTATGGCACACTGGTCACCTGCGTGACATTTGTGGCCATCCTGCCTGTGCTGTATATGCTGTTCAGGGCCAGCTAG
- the CCDC51 gene encoding mitochondrial potassium channel isoform X3, whose translation MPHKCQAEKVFMVARGLVREAREDLEGQQAKLKEVRDRLDRISRDDNQYLELATLEHRMLQEEKRLRMTYLRAEDSEREKFSLFSAAVRESHEKERTRAERTKNWSLIGSVLGALIGVAGSTYVNRVRLQELKVLLLEAQKGPVSLQEAIREQASSYSLQQRDLHDLMADLRGLVQAGPGQSSLSQAGTSPTRDRDTEVLSAALREQLSHSRQVHSCLEGLREQLDGLEETLGQVAGVLQLAKAAAHPGLVEPADGALSGSLLEQRSMILGLSDMEQRLEAQVNRNTIYGTLVTCVTFVAILPVLYMLFRAS comes from the exons ATGCCACACAAGTGCCAG GCAGAGAAAGTGTTCATGGTGGCTCGAGGGCTTGTCCGGGAGGCTCGGGAGGACTTGGAAGGTCAGCAGGCCAagctgaaggaggtgagggaccGCTTGGACCGCATCTCCAGAGACGATAACCAGTACCTGGAACTGGCTACTCTGGAGCACAGGATGTTGCAG GAGGAGAAGAGGCTTCGTATGACCTATCTGCGTGCCGAAGACTCCGAGCGAGAGAAGTTCTCCCTCTTCTCTGCAGCTGTGCGGGAAAGTCATGAGAAGGAGCGCACTCGGGCTGAGAGGACCAAGAACTGGTCCCTCATTGGGTCAGTCCTGGGGGCCTTGATTGGTGTGGCTGGCTCCACCTACGTGAACCGTGTGCGGCTACAGGAACTGAAGGTCTTGCTTCTGGAGGCTCAGAAGGGGCCTGTGAGCCTCCAGGAAGCCATCCGAGAACAGGCGTCCAGCTACTCCCTCCAGCAGAGGGACCTCCATGACCTCATGGCAGACCTGAGGGGCCTGGTGCAAGCTGGGCCTGGGCAGAGCTCTTTGTCCCAGGCAGGTACTTCCCCCACccgagacagagacacagaggtcCTTTCAGCTGCCTTGAGAGAGCAGCTCAGCCATTCCAGGCAGGTCCATTCATGTCTAGAGGGTTTACGAGAGCAGCTTGATGGCCTGGAAGAGACTTTGGGCCAAGTGGCTGGGGTGCTTCAGCTTGCAAAGGCTGCAGCGCACCCAGGCCTGGTGGAGCCGGCAGATGGGGCCCTGTCTGGGTCCTTGCTGGAACAGCGGAGCATGATCTTGGGGCTGTCAGACATGGAGCAGAGGCTAGAAGCCCAGGTCAACAGGAACACCATCTATGGCACACTGGTCACCTGCGTGACATTTGTGGCCATCCTGCCTGTGCTGTATATGCTGTTCAGGGCCAGCTAG
- the CCDC51 gene encoding mitochondrial potassium channel isoform X4 has translation MVARGLVREAREDLEGQQAKLKEVRDRLDRISRDDNQYLELATLEHRMLQEEKRLRMTYLRAEDSEREKFSLFSAAVRESHEKERTRAERTKNWSLIGSVLGALIGVAGSTYVNRVRLQELKVLLLEAQKGPVSLQEAIREQASSYSLQQRDLHDLMADLRGLVQAGPGQSSLSQAGTSPTRDRDTEVLSAALREQLSHSRQVHSCLEGLREQLDGLEETLGQVAGVLQLAKAAAHPGLVEPADGALSGSLLEQRSMILGLSDMEQRLEAQVNRNTIYGTLVTCVTFVAILPVLYMLFRAS, from the exons ATGGTGGCTCGAGGGCTTGTCCGGGAGGCTCGGGAGGACTTGGAAGGTCAGCAGGCCAagctgaaggaggtgagggaccGCTTGGACCGCATCTCCAGAGACGATAACCAGTACCTGGAACTGGCTACTCTGGAGCACAGGATGTTGCAG GAGGAGAAGAGGCTTCGTATGACCTATCTGCGTGCCGAAGACTCCGAGCGAGAGAAGTTCTCCCTCTTCTCTGCAGCTGTGCGGGAAAGTCATGAGAAGGAGCGCACTCGGGCTGAGAGGACCAAGAACTGGTCCCTCATTGGGTCAGTCCTGGGGGCCTTGATTGGTGTGGCTGGCTCCACCTACGTGAACCGTGTGCGGCTACAGGAACTGAAGGTCTTGCTTCTGGAGGCTCAGAAGGGGCCTGTGAGCCTCCAGGAAGCCATCCGAGAACAGGCGTCCAGCTACTCCCTCCAGCAGAGGGACCTCCATGACCTCATGGCAGACCTGAGGGGCCTGGTGCAAGCTGGGCCTGGGCAGAGCTCTTTGTCCCAGGCAGGTACTTCCCCCACccgagacagagacacagaggtcCTTTCAGCTGCCTTGAGAGAGCAGCTCAGCCATTCCAGGCAGGTCCATTCATGTCTAGAGGGTTTACGAGAGCAGCTTGATGGCCTGGAAGAGACTTTGGGCCAAGTGGCTGGGGTGCTTCAGCTTGCAAAGGCTGCAGCGCACCCAGGCCTGGTGGAGCCGGCAGATGGGGCCCTGTCTGGGTCCTTGCTGGAACAGCGGAGCATGATCTTGGGGCTGTCAGACATGGAGCAGAGGCTAGAAGCCCAGGTCAACAGGAACACCATCTATGGCACACTGGTCACCTGCGTGACATTTGTGGCCATCCTGCCTGTGCTGTATATGCTGTTCAGGGCCAGCTAG